A part of Candidatus Hydrogenedentota bacterium genomic DNA contains:
- the panC gene encoding pantoate--beta-alanine ligase has translation MKNEARVTPTILDTPGAMRAWSLAQRAEGKTIGFVPTMGALHEGHASLMRAAARENDRAVLSIFVNPTQFAPHEDFNQYPRTFDADLKLAEETGMDIIYAPRASTMYPEHYSTYVIVEEISEGLCGGSRPHFFRGVATVVTKLFNAVLPHRAYFGQKDAQQCAVIKRMTRNLDMGIEIVEMPIVRDPDGLAMSSRNAYLSPEERQRGLCLSRSLFAARELIQAGERNAKKIINHVRAGMAEVQIDYVELVDANTMKPLEHIEGTMLLAVAAWVGKTRLIDNIKCEV, from the coding sequence ATGAAGAATGAAGCACGCGTCACGCCGACGATCCTGGACACGCCCGGGGCCATGCGGGCATGGTCGCTTGCGCAACGGGCGGAGGGCAAGACGATCGGCTTCGTGCCGACGATGGGCGCGTTGCACGAGGGGCACGCCAGCTTGATGCGCGCGGCGGCCCGGGAAAACGATCGTGCCGTGTTGAGCATCTTTGTCAATCCGACGCAATTCGCGCCGCACGAGGATTTCAACCAGTATCCGCGGACTTTTGATGCCGATTTGAAACTTGCGGAAGAGACTGGCATGGATATCATCTATGCCCCGCGGGCGTCCACAATGTATCCGGAACACTATTCGACATACGTAATCGTCGAAGAAATAAGCGAGGGACTCTGCGGCGGGTCGCGCCCGCATTTCTTCCGGGGCGTGGCCACGGTCGTCACGAAACTGTTCAACGCGGTGCTGCCGCACCGGGCCTATTTTGGACAAAAAGATGCGCAGCAATGTGCCGTAATAAAACGGATGACACGCAATCTCGACATGGGCATCGAAATCGTCGAAATGCCGATCGTGCGCGATCCGGACGGTCTCGCGATGAGTTCGCGAAACGCGTATCTGAGTCCGGAAGAACGTCAGCGCGGTCTGTGCCTTTCCCGGTCGCTCTTCGCAGCGCGCGAACTAATCCAGGCAGGCGAACGCAATGCAAAAAAGATCATCAATCACGTCCGCGCCGGCATGGCGGAGGTTCAGATTGACTACGTGGAACTGGTGGATGCAAACACGATGAAACCGTTGGAACATATCGAAGGCACGATGCTGCTGGCGGTTGCGGCGTGGGTCGGCAAGACGCGGCTTATAGACAATATCAAGTGCGAGGTGTAA
- the dusB gene encoding tRNA dihydrouridine synthase DusB codes for MFHVGTIQLDHPLALAPMESVGDRPFRQICKSFGADIVYTEFANAEAIIRDVTRTLHKMQVNDDERPIAVQIYGSAEGSMERAAAVAEEMRPDFIDINCGCWVKKIANRGDGAGLLRDLKKFESVVRAVVGATRLPVTVKTRLGWDEKSICILEVARMVEQCGVQALTVHCRTREQGYKGQADWSWLEKIRKVISIPLIGNGDVRTPEDVRLMFATGCDGVMIGRAAICNPWIFQHAKEYLATGSLPPAPSLAECVATCLRHLHAAVAYKGERRAVLEHRKYYAGYLKNVHAIAKLRAELMTYTEVVPIEERLRRFLDEQSEE; via the coding sequence ATGTTTCACGTCGGGACCATTCAACTCGACCATCCGCTGGCGCTGGCCCCGATGGAAAGCGTCGGCGATCGACCCTTCCGGCAGATCTGCAAATCGTTCGGCGCGGATATCGTCTACACCGAGTTCGCCAATGCGGAAGCGATCATCCGCGATGTCACGCGCACGTTGCACAAGATGCAGGTGAACGACGACGAACGCCCCATCGCCGTGCAGATCTATGGCAGCGCCGAGGGAAGCATGGAACGCGCCGCGGCCGTTGCCGAGGAAATGAGGCCGGATTTCATTGACATCAATTGCGGGTGTTGGGTGAAAAAGATCGCAAACCGCGGTGATGGCGCGGGTCTGCTGCGGGACTTGAAAAAATTCGAATCGGTGGTTCGCGCGGTCGTCGGCGCCACACGGCTGCCCGTAACGGTCAAGACGCGCCTCGGCTGGGATGAGAAGAGCATCTGCATTCTTGAAGTCGCGCGGATGGTCGAGCAATGCGGCGTCCAGGCGTTGACCGTCCATTGCCGCACGCGCGAACAGGGCTACAAGGGCCAGGCGGATTGGTCATGGCTCGAAAAGATTCGCAAGGTCATATCCATCCCGCTCATCGGCAACGGGGACGTGCGCACACCCGAGGACGTCCGCCTGATGTTCGCGACCGGTTGCGACGGCGTGATGATTGGACGCGCCGCGATTTGCAACCCGTGGATTTTCCAGCACGCCAAGGAATACCTGGCGACGGGCAGCCTCCCCCCCGCTCCATCCCTCGCCGAATGCGTCGCCACGTGCCTGCGGCATCTCCATGCCGCCGTCGCGTACAAGGGCGAACGGCGCGCGGTCCTTGAGCATCGAAAGTATTACGCCGGATACCTGAAAAACGTCCATGCGATTGCAAAGCTGCGCGCCGAACTCATGACCTATACCGAAGTCGTGCCCATCGAGGAACGCCTGCGCCGTTTTCTGGATGAACAGTCCGAAGAATAA
- a CDS encoding tetratricopeptide repeat protein, with amino-acid sequence MRKGLEPVLLFLVAVLVYLPALRNDFVNYDDHLYVTNNLQTQAGLTWQGTAWAFRTLHGSNWMPLTWLSHMLDAQLFGMNPAGHHATNIVFHAANTLLLYLALRRMTGAPDRAFVVAALFAIHPLHVESVAWVAERKDVLCGFFFMTALWTYAAYAARPSLIRYAAVTVLFALGLMSKSMIVTLPCVLLLLDYWPLDRLRGQWIECVIEKLPWFLLSAMASFMAFFAQARGGSVSDFTDYSLPVRIANAATAYAGYLWKTIRPFDLAVFYPHPGNTIPFPVVFGAALFLFTVTMAVLLVARRIPYAITGWFWYLGMLVPVIGLVQIGRQAMADRYTYLPLIGLFIMATWGVGEVWRARRLPPAILRIAVFVLLAALSVRTVEQIGVWEDSETLFRHALAVTRNNEEALYSLGCAYLDAERYEDAARQFEAALRIEPNHVECITNLGIVMDKLGHSSTAIDLFHRSLRIRPDHHNTLMNLGVCLLNAGKKAEAAPYLEKAVTLRPDDPDARNNYGMLLLQLGHVEEGISHVRYFLALNPDRLDIRRLLGKACMRSGHFQEAVEQFAAIAAALPNNADAAANLGLALASANRFQEAAEALRSACALSPDDMDLRFNYANALLRAGQRNEAIQALVELVNRRPNDADAHYLLGMALEESGKHEEAANHFIETLRHEPGHDGALAYLKKIKEAMP; translated from the coding sequence ATGCGAAAGGGACTTGAGCCCGTCCTGCTTTTCCTGGTGGCGGTGCTGGTCTATCTTCCCGCGCTCCGCAACGATTTCGTCAATTACGACGATCATCTTTACGTCACGAACAATCTCCAAACACAGGCCGGCCTCACTTGGCAGGGAACGGCGTGGGCGTTCCGCACACTGCACGGCAGCAACTGGATGCCCCTCACGTGGCTGTCGCACATGCTCGACGCGCAATTGTTCGGAATGAATCCCGCCGGCCATCACGCCACCAACATCGTGTTCCACGCAGCAAACACACTGCTTCTCTATCTTGCGCTGCGACGGATGACGGGCGCGCCTGACCGCGCATTCGTGGTCGCGGCCTTGTTCGCGATCCATCCGCTGCATGTCGAATCGGTCGCATGGGTGGCCGAGCGCAAGGATGTGCTGTGCGGTTTCTTCTTCATGACCGCCTTGTGGACGTATGCCGCTTATGCGGCGAGGCCATCGTTGATACGTTATGCGGCCGTAACCGTCCTCTTCGCGCTCGGCCTGATGTCCAAATCCATGATCGTAACATTGCCCTGCGTGCTGCTCCTTCTCGATTACTGGCCGTTGGACCGGTTGCGTGGCCAATGGATCGAATGCGTAATAGAGAAATTGCCCTGGTTTCTCCTATCGGCCATGGCTTCTTTCATGGCCTTTTTTGCACAGGCCCGCGGTGGTTCGGTCAGCGATTTCACCGATTACTCCCTTCCCGTGCGGATTGCCAACGCGGCGACTGCCTACGCCGGTTACTTGTGGAAAACGATCCGGCCCTTCGATCTTGCCGTCTTTTATCCGCATCCGGGAAACACGATTCCCTTCCCCGTCGTATTCGGCGCCGCGCTGTTCCTTTTCACCGTGACGATGGCCGTGTTGCTTGTTGCACGCCGTATCCCCTACGCGATCACCGGCTGGTTTTGGTATCTCGGCATGCTGGTTCCCGTGATCGGCCTTGTCCAGATTGGACGCCAGGCCATGGCGGATCGCTACACCTACCTGCCGCTCATCGGCCTGTTCATCATGGCAACATGGGGCGTGGGCGAAGTATGGCGTGCGCGGCGCCTGCCGCCGGCCATCCTGCGCATAGCCGTCTTCGTGTTGCTTGCGGCCTTGTCCGTGCGCACCGTGGAGCAGATTGGCGTATGGGAGGACAGCGAAACGCTGTTCAGGCACGCGCTGGCCGTTACACGCAACAACGAAGAGGCGTTGTACAGTCTTGGGTGCGCCTATCTCGACGCGGAACGTTACGAGGATGCCGCCCGGCAATTCGAGGCGGCATTGCGGATCGAGCCGAATCATGTCGAATGCATCACCAATCTCGGCATCGTCATGGACAAACTGGGGCATTCTTCCACGGCCATAGACCTGTTTCATCGCTCGTTACGGATACGCCCGGATCATCACAATACCCTCATGAACCTCGGCGTATGCCTGCTGAATGCCGGGAAAAAAGCCGAAGCGGCGCCGTATCTTGAAAAAGCCGTAACCCTGCGGCCCGACGATCCCGATGCTCGAAACAATTACGGCATGCTCCTGCTTCAACTCGGCCACGTCGAGGAAGGCATTTCACACGTGCGCTATTTTTTGGCGCTGAATCCGGACCGTTTGGATATTCGCCGGCTGCTGGGAAAAGCCTGCATGCGTTCCGGACATTTCCAAGAAGCCGTAGAACAATTCGCTGCGATTGCCGCGGCCCTGCCGAACAATGCCGACGCCGCCGCCAATCTAGGCCTTGCGCTGGCTTCGGCCAACCGATTTCAAGAAGCCGCCGAAGCCTTGCGGAGCGCCTGCGCGTTGAGCCCGGACGATATGGACCTGCGTTTCAATTACGCCAACGCACTTCTGCGCGCCGGACAACGCAACGAGGCGATTCAGGCGCTTGTGGAACTCGTGAACCGGCGACCCAACGACGCCGACGCACATTACCTGTTGGGTATGGCGTTGGAGGAATCCGGCAAACATGAAGAAGCCGCAAACCATTTCATCGAAACCCTCCGCCATGAACCCGGACATGACGGAGCATTGGCGTATCTAAAAAAGATCAAAGAGGCCATGCCATGA
- a CDS encoding Gfo/Idh/MocA family oxidoreductase, translating to MKTKNNDVSRRDFLKTSAVTGAASLVAISHRAHAQGSDKVRVGLIGCGGRGTGAGIIDCAMSSPGIELVALGDLFQDRMDKAPELIKGNLAKRQLPVDDIYKVTPEKMFVGFDAYQKVIDAGVDAVILTTPPFFRPEHFRAAVAAGKHCFVEKPIAVDPVGVRGFIETADKAKEKNLSVVAGTQMRRARHIMDAMKRMHDGEIGELVGGQCVRIGDGMLEWYGDLKQPKPDMSEMEYQIRRWLFMTWLSGDFIVEMHVHNLDLMNWAFNAHPVQCIANGGRQVRTAPEYGDVYDHFAAEFEYPNGVRVEYMGGQTDGVSTRNDMRYVGTKARAYVDFGGAYFEGGVNYKYDGPSMDPAVQEYADFIGSIRNNQPINEGRQVAESTMTAIMARMSAYTGRAMKWDWVMNASKLDLSPEKLELGPHPLGPIPMPGVTKLI from the coding sequence ATGAAGACGAAGAACAACGATGTGTCGAGGCGCGATTTTCTGAAAACGTCCGCGGTGACCGGCGCGGCGTCGCTCGTGGCGATATCGCATCGGGCGCATGCGCAAGGTTCGGACAAAGTTCGCGTGGGTCTGATCGGATGCGGCGGCCGAGGAACCGGCGCGGGCATCATAGATTGCGCCATGTCGTCGCCGGGAATCGAACTTGTCGCGTTGGGCGATCTGTTTCAAGATCGGATGGACAAGGCGCCGGAATTGATCAAAGGCAATCTCGCAAAACGCCAATTGCCGGTGGACGATATCTACAAGGTTACGCCGGAAAAGATGTTCGTGGGATTCGACGCCTACCAGAAAGTCATTGACGCGGGCGTGGACGCCGTCATTTTGACCACGCCGCCTTTTTTCCGCCCCGAACACTTCCGCGCGGCCGTGGCGGCCGGCAAGCATTGTTTCGTCGAAAAACCGATCGCGGTGGACCCGGTTGGCGTGCGTGGGTTCATCGAAACGGCGGACAAGGCGAAGGAAAAGAACCTTTCCGTGGTCGCCGGCACGCAGATGCGGCGCGCGCGGCACATCATGGACGCGATGAAACGCATGCACGACGGCGAAATCGGCGAATTGGTCGGCGGGCAGTGCGTGCGCATCGGCGACGGCATGCTCGAATGGTACGGCGATTTGAAACAACCCAAACCGGACATGTCCGAAATGGAATACCAGATCCGCCGGTGGCTGTTTATGACATGGCTGTCGGGCGATTTCATCGTCGAAATGCACGTACACAACCTCGACCTCATGAACTGGGCCTTCAACGCGCATCCCGTGCAATGCATCGCCAACGGCGGACGGCAAGTTCGCACCGCGCCCGAATACGGCGATGTGTACGATCATTTTGCCGCCGAATTCGAGTATCCAAACGGTGTCCGCGTCGAGTACATGGGCGGGCAGACCGACGGCGTCAGCACGCGCAACGACATGCGCTATGTCGGCACAAAAGCCCGCGCGTACGTTGACTTCGGCGGCGCCTACTTCGAGGGCGGCGTCAATTACAAGTACGACGGACCTTCCATGGATCCGGCCGTGCAGGAATATGCCGATTTCATCGGAAGCATTCGCAACAACCAGCCGATCAACGAAGGGCGCCAGGTCGCCGAAAGCACGATGACCGCTATCATGGCCCGCATGAGCGCCTATACCGGCCGCGCCATGAAATGGGACTGGGTCATGAACGCATCGAAACTCGACCTCAGCCCCGAAAAACTCGAACTGGGGCCGCATCCGCTGGGACCGATTCCGATGCCGGGCGTTACGAAACTGATATAG
- a CDS encoding aspartate 1-decarboxylase: MFVMMMKSKIHRATVTEANLNYAGSLTLDPLLIEAAGLFVNERIQVVNINTGDRFETYVIAGERGKGTVCLNGAAARLGHPGDLIIAIAYASMTPEEAKAHVPRIVHVDAQNHVLRVDASQD; this comes from the coding sequence ATGTTCGTAATGATGATGAAAAGCAAGATTCACCGGGCCACCGTGACGGAGGCGAATCTGAATTACGCGGGCAGCCTGACGCTGGACCCTTTGTTGATCGAAGCGGCGGGCCTGTTCGTGAACGAACGGATACAGGTTGTGAACATCAACACGGGCGACCGTTTCGAAACCTATGTCATCGCGGGCGAACGCGGCAAGGGCACCGTATGCCTGAACGGGGCGGCGGCGCGCCTGGGGCATCCGGGCGACCTGATCATCGCCATCGCCTATGCCTCGATGACGCCGGAGGAGGCGAAGGCGCATGTCCCGCGCATTGTCCATGTTGACGCACAAAATCATGTGCTGCGCGTTGACGCCTCGCAAGATTAG
- the folK gene encoding 2-amino-4-hydroxy-6-hydroxymethyldihydropteridine diphosphokinase: MRVLLSLGGNVGDRLTRLREAVSMLARHEGIRLITVSSCYETEPMGIVDQPAFLNLAVEIETAMEPLELLNTVKDIEREIGREPATRWGPRVIDIDIILWGRCVMESCVLTIPHPAFRHRAFVLAPLAEIAPNAVDPETGKTVSALAACPEAAGAVALYAPAAAFRDALNI, encoded by the coding sequence ATGCGGGTTCTGTTGAGTCTGGGCGGCAATGTCGGCGACCGGCTGACGCGGTTGCGCGAAGCGGTTTCGATGTTGGCGCGGCATGAAGGCATTCGGTTGATCACCGTGTCATCGTGCTACGAAACGGAACCGATGGGCATCGTGGACCAGCCCGCGTTCCTGAACTTGGCTGTGGAAATCGAGACGGCGATGGAGCCGCTTGAACTCCTGAACACGGTAAAGGACATCGAACGCGAAATCGGGCGCGAGCCGGCAACGCGCTGGGGCCCGCGGGTGATTGATATAGACATCATCCTGTGGGGCAGATGCGTGATGGAAAGTTGTGTGCTCACAATTCCGCACCCGGCGTTTCGGCATCGAGCGTTTGTTTTGGCGCCGCTGGCGGAAATCGCCCCGAATGCCGTGGACCCGGAGACCGGAAAGACGGTATCGGCTTTGGCGGCGTGCCCGGAGGCGGCAGGCGCGGTGGCGCTTTATGCCCCCGCGGCTGCATTCCGCGATGCGTTGAACATTTGA
- the panB gene encoding 3-methyl-2-oxobutanoate hydroxymethyltransferase produces the protein MPRITAVSLRERKQQGDKIAMLTAYDYPTAQIVDASGVDIVLVGDSCGNVVMGRPNTLTVTMDEMVHHTRMVSSAVQHAMVIGDMPFLSYQINPDEALRNAGRLIVEGGAQGVKLEGPVDKFGGAIAAILRAGIPVMGHIGLTPQSVNQIGGYKVQGRSPECRIRLKDEARGLEEAGCFAIVLECIPADLAAEITELVAIPTIGIGAGPACDGQVLVLHDILGWGTTRFTRTFADVRGLMRQACEEYVKSVRNGSFPQEENQFK, from the coding sequence GTGCCACGCATTACGGCTGTTTCGCTCCGGGAGCGAAAACAGCAGGGCGACAAAATCGCCATGCTCACCGCCTATGATTATCCCACCGCGCAAATTGTTGACGCCTCCGGTGTTGATATCGTGTTGGTTGGTGATTCCTGCGGCAACGTCGTCATGGGCCGACCCAACACGTTGACGGTAACGATGGACGAAATGGTCCATCACACGCGCATGGTGTCCAGCGCGGTCCAGCACGCCATGGTCATCGGCGACATGCCGTTTCTTTCCTATCAAATCAATCCCGACGAGGCTTTGCGCAACGCGGGTCGGCTGATTGTCGAAGGCGGGGCGCAGGGCGTCAAACTCGAAGGCCCCGTGGACAAGTTCGGCGGGGCGATAGCGGCCATCCTCCGGGCGGGCATTCCGGTCATGGGCCATATCGGCCTGACTCCGCAATCCGTCAATCAGATCGGCGGGTACAAGGTTCAGGGGCGCTCGCCGGAATGCCGGATCCGCCTGAAGGATGAAGCGCGCGGACTCGAGGAAGCCGGCTGTTTCGCCATCGTGCTTGAATGCATACCCGCGGATCTAGCTGCGGAAATCACGGAACTCGTCGCCATTCCCACGATTGGCATTGGCGCGGGGCCGGCATGCGATGGACAGGTCCTCGTGCTTCACGACATTCTCGGCTGGGGCACGACGCGGTTCACGCGAACCTTCGCCGACGTGCGCGGACTCATGCGACAAGCGTGCGAGGAGTATGTCAAGAGCGTGCGGAACGGATCGTTTCCACAGGAAGAGAACCAATTCAAGTAG